The window TGTGGTCTGGTATAGCATGGCATGGAAATCGGCGAATCGCTCGAATTCGGGCACGAGGACCGGAAACGCATCTACGAGTACGTCGAGCGACACGGGGCCGCCGACCCGGACGAGACCCGGGACCACCTGGGGATCGATCCGAGCGGATTCCGCCACCACATCGCGATCCTCAAACGCGACGGCCGACTCGAGGAGGAAGACGGCAAACTCCGGGTCACGATCGACGCCGGGGCCGAAGAGGAGTACGTCTCCGAGGACCTCGAGTTCCACATCCGGCCGGCGCGCCAGGAGGACCTCTCGGGGATCGTCGGCGCGATCCGTCAGGTCGCCGAGGAGCGGACCTACATCGTCGCCGAGAGCGTCGCCGACGAGATCGACCACGAGGAGGCGCTGCTGCGACAGAACGAACTCGAGTCCCGGATGTTCTTCGTGGCGACGGTCGAGGAGGAGGTAGTCGGCTGGGTCCACCTCTACGCGCCGGAACTGGACAAGTTGAGCCACACCGCGGAACTCACCGTCGGTGTCCTCGAGGGCTATCGCGGCCACGGGATCGGCTCGCACCTGCTCTCGCGGGGCCTCGAGTGGGCAGGCACCAACGGGTACGAGAAGGTCTACCAGAGCGTGCCCTCGACTAACGTGGAGGCGATCGCGTTCCTCGAGGCCCACGACTGGGAGACCGAGGCCGTGCGGGAGGACCACTACAAGCTCGATGGCCACTACGTCGACGAGGTGATGATGGCGGTCGAACTCCGGTAACGTCGCTTCGACCCTGTCTCGCCCGTCTCGAGTCGTCTCGAGCGGTTCGTGCTGGCCGCCGAGCCACGACGTTCGTCCTCGAGTCCCGCCTTTTCCCGCACGACAGTCGCCTTCTCCCGACTGCTACGTGACCGCGATCCAGGACAGCGCGACCACGGTCACGAACGCGAGCGTCGCGACGCCGCGCGTGAGCCAGGGTTCCCACCGCTCGCGCCAGTCGTTGATGTGGACGGAGGGCGCGTTCTTGACCTGCTTGACGCCGTCCTCGGAGTGGTAGGTGAACACGATCGGCAGGGCATACTCGCCCGGCGGTGCACCCGCTCGAGTGTTGAGTTCGAAGATGTACGCCGGGTTCGCGTCGGCGTTCCCGTCGAGGGTCTTCCCTTCGAGAGCGTAGTCGCTCCTTCCGTCGGAACCCTCGCGGAAGACGACGGGATGGACGTAATCGCCCTGGGAGGGGGTCTCGGCATCGATTCGCGCTTCCGTGGGGCCGTCGCGTCCCGCTCGAGCATCGGAGGCCGCCGTCGCGTTCCGGCGAACCA of the Halobiforma lacisalsi AJ5 genome contains:
- a CDS encoding bifunctional helix-turn-helix transcriptional regulator/GNAT family N-acetyltransferase, which produces MEIGESLEFGHEDRKRIYEYVERHGAADPDETRDHLGIDPSGFRHHIAILKRDGRLEEEDGKLRVTIDAGAEEEYVSEDLEFHIRPARQEDLSGIVGAIRQVAEERTYIVAESVADEIDHEEALLRQNELESRMFFVATVEEEVVGWVHLYAPELDKLSHTAELTVGVLEGYRGHGIGSHLLSRGLEWAGTNGYEKVYQSVPSTNVEAIAFLEAHDWETEAVREDHYKLDGHYVDEVMMAVELR